From Halalkalicoccus sp. CG83, one genomic window encodes:
- a CDS encoding CapA family protein, producing the protein MRLGFTGDVMLGRKVDERQRRRSVEAVWGDLRGRLRALDGLFVNLECCLSTRGRPWRRTNHPFHFRADPDWAIPALSDVGVDFASLANNHVLDFEEPALLDTLRHLDEADIAHAGAGRDRREAFEPAIVEVEDLRIAVIALTDNTPEYAAGPDSPGTARIEIDVEDGKARTAIDRALDRARERDPDLLVASLHWRPNMVTEPPETFEEFARWLVDRGVDLLHGHSAHVFQGIELYDGAPICYDCGDFVDDYAVDSDLRNDRGFLFELRIADGEIEELRLVPTEISDCAVHPASKRAAAWSRERMRDLSEPFGTEFKRDGEHLVVEP; encoded by the coding sequence ATGCGACTCGGATTCACCGGCGACGTGATGCTCGGTCGAAAGGTCGACGAGCGCCAGCGCCGTCGATCCGTCGAGGCGGTCTGGGGCGATCTTCGCGGGCGGTTGCGGGCGCTCGACGGACTGTTCGTCAACCTCGAGTGCTGTCTCTCGACCCGCGGGCGCCCCTGGCGACGGACGAACCACCCCTTCCACTTCCGGGCGGACCCCGACTGGGCGATCCCCGCGCTTTCTGACGTGGGCGTCGACTTCGCGAGCCTCGCGAACAACCACGTGCTGGACTTCGAGGAGCCCGCGCTGCTCGACACCCTTCGCCATCTCGATGAAGCGGATATCGCGCACGCGGGAGCGGGACGCGACCGTCGGGAGGCGTTCGAACCGGCGATCGTCGAGGTCGAAGACCTCCGGATCGCCGTGATCGCGCTCACCGATAACACGCCCGAGTACGCCGCCGGCCCCGACTCGCCGGGAACCGCCCGGATCGAGATCGACGTCGAGGACGGGAAGGCCCGGACGGCCATCGACCGAGCGCTCGATCGGGCGCGCGAACGCGACCCCGATCTGCTGGTGGCGTCGCTCCACTGGAGGCCGAACATGGTGACCGAGCCGCCCGAGACGTTCGAGGAGTTCGCCCGCTGGCTGGTCGATCGCGGCGTCGACCTGCTCCACGGCCATTCGGCGCACGTCTTCCAGGGGATCGAGCTGTACGACGGTGCGCCGATCTGCTACGACTGCGGCGACTTCGTCGACGACTACGCGGTCGATTCCGATCTGCGGAACGACCGGGGTTTCCTGTTCGAACTCCGGATTGCGGACGGGGAGATCGAGGAGCTCCGGCTCGTTCCGACGGAGATCAGCGACTGCGCGGTCCACCCGGCCTCGAAGCGGGCCGCGGCGTGGAGCCGTGAACGCATGCGCGACCTGTCGGAACCGTTCGGGACTGAGTTCAAGCGCGACGGCGAGCACCTCGTGGTCGAACCCTAG
- a CDS encoding helix-turn-helix transcriptional regulator, whose translation MDRRTADRLVVAVVAALLGLGVAGWWSARTASGMHASMHGTGALWYVFGGILTAAVVAGFYAVGRDGLTEPSNSEEESTDAGATSEPIEPPNEGERENDPLELLPEDEQRVLGPVLDSPGLTQIEVRDRSDFSKAKVSQTVTDLEKRGLLRRERQGRTYRIYPGHRLEGRESDG comes from the coding sequence ATGGATCGACGGACCGCCGATCGGCTGGTAGTCGCGGTCGTCGCGGCGCTGCTCGGCCTCGGCGTCGCCGGCTGGTGGAGCGCTCGAACGGCGAGCGGGATGCACGCCTCCATGCACGGCACCGGCGCCCTCTGGTACGTCTTCGGCGGGATACTCACCGCCGCCGTCGTCGCCGGGTTCTACGCGGTGGGACGCGACGGACTGACCGAACCTTCGAACTCCGAGGAGGAAAGCACCGATGCCGGAGCGACCTCGGAGCCGATCGAACCGCCGAACGAGGGCGAGCGCGAGAACGATCCCCTCGAGCTGTTACCGGAGGACGAACAACGGGTCCTGGGTCCGGTGCTCGACTCGCCGGGCCTGACTCAGATCGAGGTGCGCGATCGATCCGACTTCTCGAAGGCGAAGGTGAGCCAGACGGTGACCGATCTCGAGAAACGCGGCCTGCTCCGGCGGGAACGACAGGGTCGAACCTATCGGATCTACCCCGGCCACCGCCTGGAAGGCCGCGAATCCGACGGATGA
- a CDS encoding Ntn hydrolase family protein yields the protein MGTVVGIRLADGVALAADRRATDGSTVRSDDLGKLFAFDAAGAGATGSASAIQEFGRRLEDELRQLRDRQDHGPSIDALERLAGDVASETGAEAIVAAREEGIAALRAIDAEGGSVGDDVLALGTGAQVAIGGLDGVDRETGVEEAAEPLKDVLETVAERDAETGEEIDVWTLADG from the coding sequence ATGGGAACCGTAGTCGGGATCAGGCTCGCGGACGGCGTCGCGCTCGCGGCCGACCGGCGTGCGACCGACGGGAGTACCGTGCGGAGCGACGACCTCGGAAAGCTGTTCGCGTTCGACGCCGCCGGCGCCGGCGCGACCGGCTCCGCGAGCGCGATCCAGGAGTTCGGCCGCCGTCTCGAGGACGAACTGCGTCAGCTACGCGACCGTCAGGACCACGGGCCGAGCATTGACGCACTGGAACGGCTCGCGGGTGACGTCGCGAGCGAGACGGGCGCCGAGGCGATCGTCGCCGCGCGCGAGGAGGGGATCGCGGCGCTACGGGCGATCGACGCCGAGGGTGGATCGGTCGGTGACGACGTGCTCGCGCTGGGCACCGGGGCGCAGGTCGCGATCGGCGGGCTCGACGGAGTCGATCGCGAGACCGGCGTCGAGGAGGCCGCCGAGCCCCTGAAGGACGTCCTCGAGACCGTCGCCGAACGCGACGCCGAGACGGGCGAGGAGATCGACGTCTGGACGCTCGCGGACGGATAG
- a CDS encoding homoserine dehydrogenase: MWEPLGDRSLALGAGGRPTQRSPPAGGGGRRRRERAGTRSRARLREGAARDRTTARPPGGRRMRLAVVGAGAVGRATVELAGEYGHSVTAVADSTGAAIDPDGVDPETAFATKGETGSVGSDDPDAALAAEYDVLVEATPTTLGDAEPGFSHVRAALERDRHVVLANKGPVAERYGDLRELERESAGEIRFEATVGGAIPAISTIEDFGPSRITAARGVLNGTANFILTRMAAEGLGYEHVLSEAQDLGVAEADPSFDVEGTDAALKCVIMANVLSDDREFTLADADVEGIEEIPGTALELAAEDGRTVRLIGEATRSGVRVGPRLIPENGTLAVTGTRNIVQIETTHAGRLNVSGRGAGGPETATAILSDVGRLG; encoded by the coding sequence GTGTGGGAACCTCTCGGTGATCGATCTCTCGCTCTCGGCGCCGGAGGACGACCGACCCAGCGCTCGCCTCCGGCTGGCGGCGGCGGCCGACGGCGTCGAGAACGCGCTGGGACGCGTTCGCGAGCTCGCCTCCGAGAAGGGGCTGCTCGTGATCGAACCACAGCTCGACCGCCCGGAGGGCGCCGCATGAGGCTCGCCGTCGTCGGCGCCGGCGCCGTCGGACGCGCGACCGTCGAGCTCGCCGGCGAGTACGGTCACAGCGTCACCGCGGTCGCGGACTCGACGGGCGCAGCGATCGACCCCGACGGCGTGGATCCCGAGACGGCGTTCGCGACGAAGGGCGAGACGGGAAGCGTCGGCTCCGACGACCCCGACGCGGCGCTCGCCGCGGAGTACGACGTCCTCGTCGAGGCGACGCCGACTACGCTCGGCGACGCCGAGCCGGGCTTCTCGCACGTCCGGGCCGCCCTCGAGCGCGACCGGCACGTCGTCCTCGCGAACAAGGGTCCGGTCGCCGAGCGCTACGGCGACCTACGCGAACTCGAACGCGAGAGCGCGGGCGAGATCCGGTTCGAGGCGACGGTGGGCGGGGCGATCCCCGCCATCTCGACGATCGAGGACTTCGGCCCCAGCCGGATCACGGCCGCACGCGGCGTGCTCAACGGCACCGCGAACTTCATCCTCACGCGCATGGCCGCCGAGGGGCTCGGCTACGAGCACGTGCTGAGCGAGGCCCAGGACCTCGGCGTCGCCGAGGCGGACCCCTCCTTCGACGTCGAGGGGACCGACGCCGCGCTCAAGTGCGTCATCATGGCGAACGTCCTGAGCGACGATCGGGAGTTCACCCTCGCGGACGCCGACGTCGAGGGGATCGAGGAGATCCCCGGTACCGCCCTCGAACTCGCCGCCGAGGACGGTCGGACCGTCCGGCTGATCGGCGAGGCGACCCGCTCGGGCGTTCGCGTCGGGCCGCGGCTGATCCCCGAGAACGGCACGCTCGCGGTCACCGGGACGCGAAACATCGTACAGATCGAGACGACCCATGCGGGCCGACTGAACGTCAGCGGACGCGGCGCGGGCGGCCCCGAGACCGCGACGGCGATCCTCTCGGACGTCGGCCGACTGGGCTGA
- a CDS encoding YihY/virulence factor BrkB family protein, producing the protein MDTRPERLKSVAQSVADEVSEQNVPFMAGSIAYQAFVSLIPLLALVFLAVAVVGDQSMANQVTDYTQSFLPPSAQDLLSGYIQGEADSSTAGAGVIGAVTLIWGTLKIFRGLDTAFSEIYNSTAENSLVDQITDGLVVIATIAGAVIAAAVATTAFAALQEIPFIGLLNPVLLIIGLSIVFFPMYYLFPDVEDVTPRQVVPGVLVAAVGWALLQALFQIYLAYAGTGSASGQDVIGAILLLLTWLYLSGLVLLLGAVVNAVLAGRGTADEQPDTDRAVEELHDEARALEHERERLERTRTERATERSTSERRRDEPAESDERDGADDVEALRRANRALRRRVRWYEKPVWKRAVWRLLGSGP; encoded by the coding sequence ATGGATACCCGTCCCGAACGTCTGAAGTCAGTCGCACAGTCGGTCGCCGACGAGGTCAGCGAACAGAACGTGCCGTTCATGGCCGGCAGCATCGCCTATCAGGCGTTCGTCTCGCTCATCCCCCTGCTGGCGCTGGTCTTCCTCGCCGTCGCGGTCGTCGGCGACCAGTCGATGGCGAACCAGGTCACCGACTACACCCAGTCGTTCCTCCCACCGAGCGCACAGGACCTGCTCAGCGGCTACATCCAGGGCGAGGCGGACAGCAGCACCGCCGGCGCGGGCGTCATCGGGGCCGTCACGCTGATCTGGGGGACGCTCAAGATCTTCCGCGGCCTCGACACCGCCTTCTCGGAGATCTACAACTCCACGGCGGAGAACTCGCTCGTCGACCAGATTACCGACGGGCTCGTCGTCATCGCCACGATCGCCGGCGCGGTCATCGCCGCGGCGGTCGCCACGACCGCCTTCGCGGCCCTTCAGGAGATCCCGTTCATCGGCCTCCTCAACCCGGTGCTGCTGATCATCGGGCTGTCGATCGTCTTCTTCCCGATGTACTACCTCTTCCCCGACGTCGAGGACGTCACGCCCCGACAGGTCGTCCCCGGCGTGCTCGTCGCCGCGGTCGGCTGGGCGCTCCTGCAGGCGCTGTTCCAGATCTACCTCGCGTACGCCGGGACGGGGAGCGCGAGCGGCCAGGACGTCATCGGCGCGATCCTGCTGTTGCTGACGTGGCTCTACCTCAGCGGACTCGTCCTCCTGCTCGGGGCGGTCGTCAACGCGGTCCTCGCCGGCCGGGGTACCGCGGACGAGCAGCCGGACACCGACCGCGCCGTGGAGGAGCTCCACGACGAGGCCCGCGCCCTCGAACACGAACGGGAACGCCTCGAGCGGACGCGTACCGAACGGGCGACCGAGCGGAGCACGTCCGAACGACGGCGCGACGAGCCCGCCGAGTCCGACGAGCGCGATGGGGCCGACGACGTCGAGGCGTTGCGCCGGGCGAACCGGGCGCTGCGACGTCGGGTCCGGTGGTACGAGAAGCCGGTCTGGAAGCGGGCCGTCTGGCGGCTGCTCGGCTCCGGCCCATGA
- the tuf gene encoding translation elongation factor EF-1 subunit alpha encodes MSEDKPHQNLAIIGHVDHGKSTLVGRLLYETGSVPEHVIEQHKQEAEEKGKGGFEFAYVMDNLAEERERGVTIDIAHQEFDTDEYYFTIVDCPGHRDFVKNMITGASQADNAVLVVAADDGVAPQTQEHVFLARTLGINELIVGVNKMDLVDYSQNDYDEVVSEVKDLLNQVRFDTENANFIPISAFEGDNIAERSENTDWYDGKILLEALNGLAPTEPPTDAPLRLPIQDVYTISGIGTVPVGRVETGILETGMNVSFQPSDVGGEVKTVEMHHEEVPRAEPGDNVGFNVRGIGKDDIRRGDVCGPADDPPSVAETFKAQIVVMQHPSVITAGYTPVFHAHTAQVACTIESIDQKIDPASGEVKEENPDFIQSGDAAVVTVRPQKPLSIEPSQEIPELGSFAVRDMGQTIAAGRVLEVNEK; translated from the coding sequence ATGAGCGAAGACAAACCGCACCAGAACTTGGCCATCATCGGCCACGTCGACCACGGCAAGAGCACGCTCGTCGGCCGACTGCTGTACGAAACCGGCAGCGTCCCCGAGCACGTCATCGAACAGCACAAGCAGGAAGCCGAAGAGAAGGGCAAGGGCGGCTTCGAGTTCGCCTACGTGATGGACAACCTCGCCGAGGAACGAGAGCGAGGCGTAACCATCGACATCGCCCACCAGGAGTTCGACACCGACGAGTACTACTTCACCATCGTCGACTGTCCGGGCCACCGTGACTTCGTGAAGAACATGATCACGGGCGCCTCGCAGGCCGACAACGCGGTGCTCGTCGTCGCCGCCGACGACGGCGTCGCGCCCCAGACCCAGGAGCACGTCTTCCTGGCCCGAACCCTCGGCATCAACGAGCTGATCGTCGGGGTCAACAAGATGGACCTCGTCGACTACAGCCAGAACGACTACGACGAGGTCGTAAGCGAGGTCAAGGACCTGCTCAACCAGGTCCGCTTCGACACCGAGAACGCGAACTTCATCCCGATCTCGGCGTTCGAGGGCGACAACATCGCCGAGCGCTCCGAGAACACCGACTGGTACGACGGCAAGATCCTGCTCGAGGCGCTCAACGGCCTCGCGCCGACCGAGCCGCCGACGGACGCGCCGCTGCGCCTGCCGATCCAGGACGTCTACACCATCTCGGGCATCGGTACCGTCCCCGTCGGACGCGTCGAGACCGGCATCCTCGAGACGGGGATGAACGTCTCGTTCCAGCCCAGCGACGTCGGCGGCGAGGTCAAGACCGTCGAGATGCACCACGAGGAGGTCCCCCGCGCCGAGCCCGGTGACAACGTCGGGTTCAACGTCCGCGGCATCGGCAAGGACGACATCCGCCGTGGCGACGTCTGTGGCCCGGCCGACGACCCGCCGAGCGTCGCCGAGACGTTCAAGGCCCAGATCGTCGTGATGCAGCACCCCTCGGTGATCACCGCGGGCTACACGCCGGTCTTCCACGCCCACACCGCCCAGGTCGCGTGTACGATCGAGTCGATCGACCAGAAGATCGACCCCGCGTCGGGCGAGGTGAAGGAGGAGAACCCCGACTTCATCCAGTCGGGCGACGCCGCCGTCGTCACCGTCCGCCCGCAGAAGCCGCTCAGCATCGAGCCGTCACAGGAGATCCCCGAACTCGGGAGCTTCGCGGTCCGCGACATGGGTCAGACCATCGCGGCCGGTCGAGTGCTCGAGGTCAACGAGAAATAA
- the rpsJ gene encoding 30S ribosomal protein S10: MQQARVRLAGTNPNDLDNICDDVREIADKTGVSVSGPIPLPTKTLEVPARKSPDGEGTATWEHWEMRVHKRLIDLDADERALRQLMRIQVPNDVSIEIVLED; encoded by the coding sequence ATGCAGCAGGCACGCGTCAGACTCGCCGGTACGAACCCCAACGACCTCGACAACATCTGCGACGACGTTCGCGAGATCGCGGACAAGACCGGCGTCTCGGTGTCGGGTCCGATCCCGCTCCCGACGAAGACGCTCGAAGTCCCGGCGCGTAAGTCGCCGGACGGAGAAGGGACGGCCACCTGGGAGCACTGGGAGATGCGTGTCCACAAGCGCCTCATCGACCTCGACGCGGACGAGCGCGCGCTCAGACAGCTCATGCGCATTCAGGTTCCCAACGACGTCAGCATCGAGATCGTCCTCGAGGACTGA
- a CDS encoding rhomboid family intramembrane serine protease → MARRIWSPVLETLALFLFVFAVQGLAYVVGAASLVVGLFVLRPPIEVQPWTIVTSVYAHGSLGHLVSNSVGLVVFGWPIARATTRIRFHAFFVVTGALAGIGQVVVTGSGEAAGVLGASGAVFALMGYLIAGNRLSDGIAGLIRVPTWLTAVVFLVLAAAITVATAAPGVALIAHFTGFLLGLVAGRVGVLNPGSSRKAAEQTV, encoded by the coding sequence ATGGCGAGACGAATCTGGAGCCCCGTCCTGGAGACGCTCGCGCTGTTTCTGTTCGTCTTCGCGGTCCAGGGGCTGGCGTACGTCGTCGGTGCGGCGAGTCTCGTGGTGGGGCTGTTCGTGCTCAGACCCCCGATCGAGGTCCAGCCGTGGACGATCGTCACCAGCGTCTACGCCCACGGCTCGCTCGGCCACCTCGTCTCGAACAGCGTCGGCCTGGTCGTCTTCGGCTGGCCGATCGCCCGCGCGACGACGCGGATCCGGTTTCACGCGTTCTTCGTCGTCACCGGCGCGCTCGCCGGGATCGGCCAGGTCGTCGTCACCGGAAGCGGCGAGGCGGCCGGCGTCCTCGGAGCCAGCGGCGCCGTCTTCGCGCTGATGGGCTACCTGATCGCCGGCAACCGCCTCTCGGACGGTATCGCCGGCCTGATCCGGGTCCCCACCTGGCTGACCGCGGTCGTGTTCCTCGTTCTCGCCGCGGCGATCACGGTCGCGACCGCGGCGCCCGGAGTCGCGCTGATCGCACACTTCACCGGCTTTCTCTTGGGATTGGTCGCCGGCCGTGTCGGCGTTCTGAACCCAGGATCGTCGCGGAAGGCGGCCGAGCAGACCGTCTGA
- a CDS encoding flavin-containing monooxygenase, with the protein MTEHYGTIVIGGGQAGLAAGYYLKKYDQDFVILDASDRVGDAWRARWDSLRVFTPARYSSLPGMDFPGSPYAFPTKSEVADYLEAYAQRFDLPVELGVRVDGLERSGDGFLVTAGDRRIEADTVVVAMASYQVPKVPDFAAELSDDVVQLHTSDYRNPDQLQDGDVLVVGAGNSGAEIALDVAASRRLQARRSASRPVASEHETWLSGRDVGHVPFHVDSWVGRHLGVPFVMRVLFHRIFTTGTPIGRRIRPKMLSQGGPLVRTKPGDLAAAGVERVPRMTGVRDGRPVVGDDDVLDVENVVWCTGFRPDFSWIELPIFDGKEQPKEPVHVRGVVPDEPGLYFVGLFFLYAMTSGLFTGVGRDAEYVVDHLTSTARQQPRPSSTGSVDGLLQQS; encoded by the coding sequence ATGACTGAACATTACGGGACCATCGTAATCGGCGGCGGCCAAGCCGGCTTGGCCGCCGGATACTACCTGAAAAAGTACGACCAAGACTTCGTCATTCTCGATGCGAGCGACCGCGTCGGCGACGCATGGCGGGCCCGTTGGGACTCCCTCCGGGTGTTCACGCCCGCCCGCTACTCGAGCCTACCGGGGATGGACTTTCCGGGCTCACCGTACGCCTTCCCTACGAAGAGCGAAGTGGCCGATTACCTGGAGGCCTACGCCCAGCGGTTCGACCTGCCCGTCGAACTCGGCGTCCGCGTGGACGGGCTGGAACGGAGCGGCGATGGCTTCCTCGTCACGGCAGGCGACCGGCGGATCGAGGCGGATACCGTCGTGGTGGCGATGGCGAGCTACCAGGTCCCGAAGGTCCCGGATTTCGCGGCGGAGCTCTCCGACGACGTCGTCCAGCTGCACACGAGCGACTACCGCAACCCCGATCAGCTCCAGGACGGGGACGTGCTCGTCGTCGGAGCGGGCAACTCCGGTGCCGAGATCGCCCTCGACGTCGCCGCTTCACGCCGGCTGCAAGCGAGACGCTCCGCGTCTCGCCCTGTCGCCTCCGAGCACGAAACGTGGCTGTCGGGCCGGGACGTCGGCCACGTACCGTTCCACGTCGACTCGTGGGTCGGCCGTCACCTCGGGGTCCCGTTCGTAATGCGCGTGCTCTTCCACCGGATCTTCACGACGGGGACGCCGATCGGGCGCCGTATCCGCCCGAAGATGCTCTCACAGGGCGGCCCGCTGGTGCGCACGAAGCCGGGCGATCTGGCCGCGGCCGGCGTCGAGCGGGTGCCTCGCATGACCGGCGTTCGCGACGGTCGCCCCGTCGTCGGGGACGACGACGTTCTCGACGTCGAGAACGTCGTCTGGTGCACTGGCTTCCGCCCTGACTTTTCGTGGATAGAGCTCCCGATCTTCGACGGGAAGGAACAGCCCAAAGAGCCCGTCCACGTGCGCGGCGTCGTCCCGGACGAGCCGGGACTGTACTTCGTCGGCCTGTTCTTCCTGTACGCGATGACGTCGGGGCTGTTCACCGGCGTCGGTAGGGATGCAGAGTACGTCGTCGACCACCTGACGTCGACGGCGCGGCAGCAGCCTCGTCCGAGCTCTACCGGATCGGTGGACGGACTCCTACAGCAGTCGTAG
- a CDS encoding DUF1330 domain-containing protein, which translates to MSQEPTSNGIFRRTLLKAGAAIAGTLGMTTSVTASSPTEETRDDEQEPSEPDPCQKAYLIVVSEITDMDRFMNEYLPVAAETADAYGGETLVFSFDPNVVEGEWDHTLTVVVEFPSLQTAREWYADETYQEVKQIRHETTAYTNLIFAPQFVPEDLS; encoded by the coding sequence ATGAGCCAGGAACCCACTTCGAACGGCATCTTCCGCCGAACGCTGTTGAAAGCCGGGGCGGCCATAGCGGGCACGCTCGGGATGACAACGTCCGTAACCGCCAGTAGCCCTACGGAGGAGACACGGGATGACGAACAGGAACCAAGCGAACCCGATCCATGTCAGAAAGCATACCTCATCGTCGTCAGCGAGATAACGGACATGGACCGATTTATGAACGAATACCTTCCTGTTGCTGCTGAGACGGCTGATGCCTACGGCGGGGAGACACTCGTTTTCTCGTTTGACCCGAACGTGGTTGAAGGCGAATGGGACCATACTCTGACGGTCGTCGTGGAATTCCCATCCCTCCAAACAGCACGAGAGTGGTACGCCGATGAAACCTACCAGGAAGTCAAGCAGATTCGCCATGAGACCACCGCCTACACGAATCTGATATTTGCCCCTCAATTCGTCCCTGAAGATCTTTCATAA
- a CDS encoding glycosyl hydrolase — protein sequence MDRRRFIELSAAGTGIALAGCTANDGAENAKAAEDGTDVEEDPEETEPEEERPEPEGGDGRPYTHYSLDVRDERSAGYPVWVDRNGRVYGRDGPRVLVSDDWWETTETLYSFEEEGTKDEYVQTVIVPDSGRVIAGIGGRGETGGKVELVDEDLGGSETLYRFDYGRVSSEFGHVAYEDVVVIGTYHLSDFEANRHANEVILSTDGGKSFELILEPELHTEDAANHHVHDVEYDPYAGRIWVAVGDHGNSQIYWSDDLGDSWTELDERGRVTMVTQIAAFENCVAFGTDGVPEGIIRWKRDGPNDEPDGVADLVRPHVEIETDPDDDVMELYARRRWHVREDDGRELCLMPFGYSTMHETASDSVVLASVDGDEWYELYRTETRDVLLSNVMGPLSMDGDRRTLVSDSFQAEGHQIDATVPLFWN from the coding sequence ATGGATCGTAGACGGTTCATCGAACTGTCCGCGGCAGGGACGGGTATCGCGCTCGCTGGATGTACGGCTAACGACGGGGCCGAGAACGCGAAGGCCGCCGAGGACGGGACCGACGTCGAGGAGGACCCGGAGGAGACCGAACCTGAGGAGGAGCGACCGGAGCCGGAGGGCGGCGACGGGCGTCCGTACACGCACTACTCGCTCGACGTTCGGGACGAGCGATCGGCGGGCTACCCGGTCTGGGTCGACCGGAACGGGCGCGTCTACGGGCGCGACGGTCCGCGCGTGCTGGTGAGCGACGACTGGTGGGAGACGACCGAGACCCTCTACTCCTTCGAGGAGGAGGGGACGAAGGATGAGTACGTGCAGACGGTCATCGTCCCGGACAGCGGGCGCGTGATCGCCGGAATCGGGGGACGCGGCGAGACCGGCGGAAAGGTCGAGCTCGTCGACGAGGATCTCGGCGGGTCGGAGACGCTCTACCGGTTCGACTACGGCCGCGTCTCGAGCGAGTTCGGCCACGTCGCGTACGAGGACGTCGTCGTCATCGGCACGTACCATCTGTCGGACTTCGAGGCGAACAGACACGCCAACGAGGTGATCCTCTCGACCGACGGCGGGAAGTCGTTCGAGCTGATCCTCGAACCCGAACTCCACACCGAGGACGCCGCCAACCACCACGTCCACGACGTGGAGTACGACCCGTACGCCGGGCGCATCTGGGTCGCGGTTGGCGACCACGGCAACTCACAGATCTACTGGAGCGACGACCTCGGCGACTCGTGGACGGAACTCGACGAACGTGGTCGCGTGACGATGGTGACGCAGATCGCAGCGTTCGAGAACTGTGTCGCGTTCGGCACCGACGGCGTCCCCGAGGGGATCATCCGCTGGAAGCGCGACGGCCCGAACGACGAACCGGACGGCGTCGCGGACCTCGTCCGCCCGCACGTCGAGATCGAGACCGACCCCGACGACGACGTGATGGAGCTGTACGCGCGGCGGCGCTGGCACGTTCGCGAGGACGACGGACGCGAGCTGTGTCTGATGCCCTTCGGCTACTCGACCATGCACGAGACCGCGAGCGACTCGGTCGTGCTCGCCAGCGTCGACGGCGACGAGTGGTACGAACTCTACCGAACCGAGACCCGGGACGTCCTGCTCTCGAACGTCATGGGTCCGCTCTCGATGGACGGCGACCGACGGACGCTCGTCTCCGATAGCTTCCAGGCGGAAGGACACCAGATCGACGCGACGGTACCGTTGTTCTGGAACTAG
- the fer gene encoding ferredoxin Fer, which produces MESPFAVLGIDPDADEEAIDRTYRRRVMESHPDQGGSAREFQLVREAYEEVKAGDNGGGIDVDPEEDDLHRGPESRVEYLNYEVLDDYGWTLDDGDLFEKAANEGLDAADHGRFLVQPGESLLQAAENRGFAWPYACRGGACANCAVAIVEGEMAMPVNHILPPEMLDRGIRLSCNGTPATDEMKVVYNVKDLPDLGELRLPPRPFERAHAND; this is translated from the coding sequence GTGGAGTCCCCGTTCGCCGTTCTAGGGATCGATCCGGATGCAGACGAGGAGGCGATCGACCGTACGTACAGGCGCCGGGTGATGGAGAGCCATCCGGACCAGGGCGGTTCCGCACGGGAGTTCCAGCTCGTCAGGGAGGCGTACGAGGAGGTGAAGGCGGGCGATAACGGCGGGGGGATCGACGTCGATCCCGAGGAGGACGACCTCCACCGGGGGCCGGAGTCCCGGGTCGAGTACCTCAACTACGAGGTCCTCGACGACTACGGCTGGACGCTCGACGACGGGGATCTCTTCGAGAAGGCCGCCAACGAGGGACTCGACGCGGCGGATCACGGCCGCTTTCTGGTCCAGCCCGGCGAGTCGCTCCTGCAGGCCGCCGAGAACCGCGGGTTCGCCTGGCCCTACGCCTGCCGGGGCGGGGCGTGTGCGAACTGTGCCGTCGCGATCGTGGAGGGCGAGATGGCGATGCCGGTCAATCACATCCTCCCGCCGGAGATGCTCGATCGGGGGATCCGGCTCTCGTGCAACGGCACGCCGGCCACCGACGAGATGAAGGTGGTCTACAACGTCAAGGACCTGCCCGACCTCGGCGAACTCCGTCTTCCGCCCCGTCCGTTCGAGCGAGCCCACGCCAACGACTGA